A window of the Cicer arietinum cultivar CDC Frontier isolate Library 1 chromosome 6, Cicar.CDCFrontier_v2.0, whole genome shotgun sequence genome harbors these coding sequences:
- the LOC101491164 gene encoding uncharacterized protein, giving the protein MENQSSTTPSTMQFLILEQVQFLKVNDDSLLQWELVDVVDAEEELEQQSIDDDGDSFLSRDPIEGIRHRVLHLDAHVEDHHHHRDVDADGFSEEQVNHDEDVDDVDDDDGDLDDELVPWDIGNKLGRQRMRKLGKREFTKMNNSKRSPYLFVRPGCVRGKHGLGLKHSF; this is encoded by the coding sequence ATGGAAAACCAATCCTCAACAACCCCATCCACGATGCAGTTTCTCATCCTCGAACAAGTTCAGTTCTTGAAAGTAAACGACGATTCTCTTCTTCAATGGGAACTCGTCGATGTCGTTGACGCCGAAGAAGAATTAGAACAACAATCAATCGATGATGATGGGGATTCTTTCCTTTCTCGTGACCCAATTGAAGGTATTCGACATCGCGTTCTTCATCTCGATGCACATGTAGAAGATCATCACCATCACCGTGATGTGGATGCAGATGGGTTTAGTGAAGAACAGGTTAACCATGATGAGGATGttgatgatgttgatgatgatgatggtgattTGGATGATGAGCTTGTTCCATGGGATATTGGGAACAAGTTAGGGAGACAGAGGATGAGGAAATTGGGGAAAAGGGAATTTACAAAGATGAATAATTCGAAGAGGTCTCCTTATCTTTTTGTGAGGCCTGGTTGTGTCCGTGGTAAACATGGTTTGGGACTTAAGCACAGTTTCTAA
- the LOC101491480 gene encoding coatomer subunit alpha-1, whose amino-acid sequence MLTKFETKSNRVKGLSFHSKRPWILASLHSGVIQLWDYRMGTLIDRFDEHDGPVRGVHFHNSQPLFVSGGDDYKIKVWNYKMHRCLFTLLGHLDYIRTVQFHHENPWIVSASDDQTIRIWNWQSRTCISVLTGHNHYVMCASFHPKEDIVVSASLDQTVRVWDIGSLKRKAGPPSDDILRLSQMNTDLFGGVDAVVKYVLEGHDRGVNWAAFHPTLPLIVSGADDRQVKLWRMNDTKAWEVDTLRGHMNNVSCVVFHAKQDIIVSNSEDKSIRVWDATKRTGIQTFRREHDRFWILSTHPEMNLLAAGHDSGMIVFKLERERPAFAVSGDSLFYTKDRFLRFYEFSTQRETQVLTIRRPGSLSLNQSPKTLSYSPTENAILLCSDVDGGSYELYCISKDSTIKDSFGRGDVQEPKKGLGGSAVFVARNRFAVLEKSSNQVLLKNLKNELVKKSVLPIATDAIFYAGTGNLLCRSEDRVFIFDLQQRIVLGDLQTPFIKYVVWSSDMESVALLSKHAIVIASKKLVHQCTLHETIRVKSGAWDDNGIFIYTTLNHIKYCLPNGDSGIIKTLDVPIYITKVVGNTIFCLGRDGKNKAITIDATEYIFKLSLLKKRYDHVMNMIKNSQLCGQAMIAYLQQKGFPEVALHFVKDERIRFNLALESGNIQIAVASATAIDEKDHWYRLGVEALRQGNAGIVEYAYQRTKNFERLSFLYLVTGNVEKLSKMLKIAEVKNDVMGQFHNALYMGDIRERVKILENVGHLPLAYITASVHGLHDVAERLAAELGDNVPSLPEGKVPSLLIPPSPVLCCGDWPLLRVMRGIFDGGFRNADQDVDEEEYDAAEGDWVEELDMVDVDGLQNGDVAAILDDAEVAEEGDEEGGWELEDLELPPEADTPKASVSTRSSVFVAPTPGMAVSQIWTQRSSLAADHAAAGNFDTAMRLLNRQLGIKNFAPLKSMFLDLHSASHSYLRAFSSAPVVPLAVERGWTESSSPNVRGPPALPFKLSQLDEKLKAGYKSTTAGKFTDALRTFVNILHSIPLIVVESRREVDDVKELIIIVKEYVLALQMELKRREMKDNPARQQELAAYFTHCNLQTPHLRLALLNAMTVCYKAKNLATAANFARRLLETNPSIENQAKTARQVLAAAERNMTDATELNYDFRNPFVVCGATYVPIYRGQKDVSCPYCTSRFVPSQEGQICTVCDLSVVGADASGLLCSPSQIR is encoded by the exons ATGTTAACGAAATTTGAGACGAAAAGTAACAGAGTTAAGGGACTGAGTTTCCACAGCAAGAGACCATGGATACTTGCGAGTCTTCACAGTGGCGTGATCCAGCTATGGGACTATCGAATGGGGACTTTGATTGACAGATTCGATGAGCATGATGGACCTGTTAGAGGCGTTCATTTCCACAATTCTCAACCCCTCTTTGTCTCTGGAG GGGATGATTACAAGATTAAGGTCTGGAACTATAAGATGCATAGGTGTTTGTTCACTCTTCTAGGACACCTTGATTATATCCGTACAGTGCAATTTCATCATGAGAACCCATGGATTGTGAGTGCCAGTGATGATCAAACAATTCGCATCTGGAACTGGCAGTCACGTACTTGTATATCTGTTTTAACTGGGCACAACCATTATGTTATGTGTGCTTCATTCCATCCAAAAGAGGATATTGTTGTATCAGCCTCCCTGGATCAGACTGTTCGTGTTTGGGATATTGGTTCTCTCAAAAGGAAGGCTGGACCTCCTTCAGATGATATTTTGCGATTGAGTCAGATGAACACAGATCTTTTTGGTGGCGTTGATGCTGTTGTTAAGTACGTGTTGGAAGGTCATGACCGGGGTGTCAACTGGGCTGCTTTTCATCCTACACTACCTCTTATTGTCTCAGGAGCTGATGACCGTCAAGTGAAACTTTGGAGGATGAATG ACACTAAGGCATGGGAAGTGGATACTTTGAGAGGGCACATGAATAACGTTTCATGTGTTGTGTTCCACGCCAAACAGGACATAATTGTGTCAAATTCTGAGGATAAAAGTATTCGAGTATGGGATGCAACAAAGAGGACTGGAATTCAAACCTTCCGCAGGGAACATGATCGATTTTGGATTCTTTCAACGCATCCCGAAATGAATCTGCTGGCAGCTGGTCATGACAGTGGCATGATAGTCTTCAAGCTGGAAAGAGAAAGGCCCGCCTTTGCAGTTAGTGGTGATTCTTTGTTCTACACGAAAGACCGCTTTTTGCGGTTCTATGAATTTTCAACACAGAGAGAGACACAAGTACTTACTATCAGACGACCTGGTTCGTTAAGCCTGAATCAAAGTCCTAAGACTCTTTCCTACAGTCCTACTGAAAATGCAATTCTTCTCTGTTCAGATGTGGATGGTGGATCTTATGAGTTGTACTGCATATCCAAGGATAGCACAATTAAGGACAGTTTTGGCAGGGGTGATGTGCAAGAACCAAAGAAAGGTCTTGGAGGATCAGCAGTCTTTGTGGCTCGGAATAGGTTTGCTGTGCTTGAAAAAAGCAGCAACCAAGTTCTTTTAAAAAACCTGAAGAATGAGCTTGTTAAAAAGAGCGTGCTCCCGATTGCCACTGATGCTATATTCTATGCTGGAACAGGCAACTTGCTTTGTAGGTCTGAGGATAGGGTTTTTATATTTGATCTTCAGCAGAGGATTGTTCTTGGTGATCTTCAGACCCCTTTTATCAAGTATGTAGTATGGTCTAGTGACATGGAAAGTGTTGCTTTACTCAGCAAACATGCAATAGTCATTGCTAGCAAGAAGCTGGTGCATCAATGCACCCTCCACGAGACAATCCGTGTAAAAAGTGGAGCCTGGGATGACAACGGCATTTTTATTTACACAACATTAAATCATATCAAATACTGCCTCCCAAATGGAGACAGTGGAATAATAAAAACACTGGACGTCCCGATATATATCACAAAGGTTGTTGGAAATACCATCTTCTGCTTGGGTCGGGATGGGAAAAACAAAGCTATTACAATTGATGCTACGGAGTATATCTTTAAGCTTTCCTTGTTGAAGAAAAGATACGACCATGTTATGAACATGATAAAGAATTCACAGCTTTGTGGGCAGGCTATGATTGCCTATCTACAACAGAAAGGGTTTCCCGAGGTTGCCCTCCATTTTGTGAAAGATGAGAGAATTCGGTTTAATTTGGCTTTAGAGAGTGGGAACATTCAAATTGCAGTTGCATCCGCTACAGCAATTGATGAGAAAGATCACTGGTATCGATTGGGAGTGGAAGCTCTTCGACAAGGCAATGCTGGTATAGTAGAGTATGCATATCAGAGGACCAAGAATTTTGAGAGATTATCTTTCCTTTATCTCGTCACTGGTAATGTGGAGAAACTTTCAAAGATGTTGAAAATCGCTGAAGTCAAGAATGATGTGATGGGCCAGTTTCACAATGCCTTATATATGGGTGATATTCGAGAGCGTGTTAAGATCTTGGAGAATGTGGGACATTTGCCTCTCGCTTATATCACTGCTTCAGTCCATGGGCTGCATGACGTGGCTGAAAGGCTTGCAGCTGAACTGGGGGATAACGTTCCATCTTTGCCCGAGGGAAAAGTACCATCTCTCTTGATACCTCCATCACCTGTACTCTGCTGTGGTGATTGGCCCCTTCTTAGGGTCATGCGAGGCATATTTGATGGTGGGTTTAGAAACGCTGAtcaagatgttgatgaagaagaGTATGACGCTGCTGAAGGTGATTGGGTTGAGGAGCTCGACATGGTTGATGTTGATGGACTACAAAATGGAGATGTTGCTGCAATTTTGGATGATGCAGAGGTGGCCGAAGAGGGCGATGAAGAGGGTGGTTGGGAGCTGGAAGATTTAGAGCTTCCCCCTGAAGCCGACACTCCAAAAGCTTCTGTCAGTACGCGGTCTTCAGTTTTTGTGGCCCCAACACCTGGGATGGCAGTTAGCCAGATATGGACTCAGAGATCATCTCTTGCTGCTGATCATGCAGCTGCTGGCAATTTTGATACTGCAATGAGATTACTGAACAGGCAGCTTGGGATAAAAAACTTTGCCCCCTTGAAATCCATGTTCCTAGATCTTCATTCTGCCAGTCACTCTTATCTGCGTGCCTTTTCATCTGCTCCAGTTGTACCACTTGCTGTTGAAAGGGGTTGGACTGAGTCGTCTAGTCCAAATGTGAGAGGCCCACCGGCACTTCCTTTCAAATTGTCTCAATTAGATGAAAAGCTCAAAGCTGGTTATAAGTCAACAACTGCTGGGAAATTCACTGATGCTCTTCGCACATTTGTCAATATTCTTCATTCAATTCCTTTGATTGTCGTTGAGTCAAGGAGGGAAGTGGATGATGTAAAGGAATTGATAATCATAGTCAAAGAGTATGTTCTGGCTTTGCAGATGGAGCTGAAAAGAAGGGAAATGAAGGACAATCCAGCACGCCAGCAAGAGCTCGCAGCATATTTCACCCACTGCAATCTTCAGACACCTCACTTGAGGCTAGCTTTGTTGAATGCAATGACTGTCTGCTACAAAGCAAAGAACCTTGCCACAGCCGCAAACTTTGCCAGGCGACTACTTGAGACCAATCCTAGCATTGAAAACCAAGCTAAGACAGCAAGGCAAGTGTTGGCAGCTGCAGAAAGGAATATGACTGATGCCACAGAGTTGAACTATGATTTCCGAAACCCGTTTGTAGTCTGTGGAGCAACCTATGTGCCAATTTATCGTGGACAGAAGGATGTCTCTTGCCCATATTGTACTTCCCGTTTTGTACCAAGCCAGGAGGGGCAGATATGTACTGTGTGTGATCTTTCAGTGGTGGGGGCAGATGCTTCTGGATTGCTGTGTTCTCCTTCTCAGATTCGTTGA
- the LOC101492016 gene encoding uncharacterized protein — protein MKMNVFCISASSYTYSSFPNPHSSSPYPQLQHAPLLNRKIHILSKHRLSLRRLTLDSKRRTTFICAANQEAEEAFKKTVEIDKLIDMLREANPPELQKLVVENILAFNPGFWIRLAARSDTCKSEDDKKDYEELATTVMKVVDLVVHKTKEKIDSATDVLKGVLKPVINDEGEIHWPPKDPQALTLMEMEINQREQEGQLDEGFLAEVNAQLRQAKEDGDKPGLEAMLQKVLQLYASNSLSKRSYAMKGKEVLKDEQFLETIIQAPEQEWNNILIRGLTIGAGDVSPEELYAVLKKRIERTLIRTEGGSYQQRILTEYLKGIETRAYEIAQVLQGKQQ, from the exons ATGAAAATGAACGTCTTCTGTATCTCCGCTTCTTCTTATACTTACTCTTCTTTTCCCAATCCACATTCATCATCACCATATCCACAACTACAA CATGCACCGCTTCTTAATCGGAAAATTCACATTCTCTCGAAGCACAGGCTTAGCTTGAGGAGGCTTACGTTGGATTCCAAGAGGAG GACAACTTTCATATGTGCAGCCAATCAGGAAGCGGAGGAAGCTTTTAAGAAGACTGTTGAAATTGATAAACTCATTGATATGCTTAGGGAAGCTAATCCTCCTGAA CTTCAGAAACTTGTTGTTGAAAACATCCTCGCTTTCAATCCAGGCTTCTGGATACGACTCGCCGCAAGATCTGATACTTGCAAATCTGAGGATGATAAA AAAGATTATGAAGAATTGGCTACAACGGTTATGAAAGTAGTGGATCTTGTGGTTCATAAGACTAAG GAAAAGATTGATTCTGCAACAGATGTCCTGAAGGGAGTTCTAAAACCTGTGATTAATGATGAAGGAGAGATTCATTGGCCTCCCAAAGATCCTCAGGCACTCACATTGATGGAAATG GAAATAAATCAAAGGGAGCAAGAAGGACAGCTGGATGAAGGGTTCCTTGCCGAAGTTAATGCACAACTAAGACAA GCAAAGGAAGATGGTGATAAGCCTGGGCTTGAGGCTATGTTGCAAAAGGTTTTGCAGCTCTATGCTTCCAACTCTCTCTCAAAACGTAGTTATGCCATGAAAG GGAAGGAAGTGTTGAAGGATGAGCAATTCCTTGAAACCATAATCCAAG CTCCTGAACAAGAATGGAACAATATTTTGATCCGTGGATTGACAATTGGTGCTGGGGATGTTTCGCCTGAGGAGCTCTATGCTGTCTTAAAGAAACGAATTGAGCGCACTTTAATTAGAACT GAGGGAGGTTCTTACCAACAACGAATTCTGACAGAGTACCTGAAAGGCATCGAAACTAGAGCATATGAGATTGCTCAAGTGCTTCAGGGGAAACAGCAATAA